In Edaphobacter paludis, a single window of DNA contains:
- a CDS encoding thiamine phosphate synthase: MRRYAITNRTLFPQESSLPHPPQSYRERWDPQQSTQLSALLRQTALWATESIDYIQLREKDLPAAALASLTRSILEILHNTPTRLLINSRLDVAIASAAHGVHLTAAPGQLTPAQVRKLYADATLPPPIISISCHTLAEVAAARNNADLILFSPIFHKSVAGELINPGQGLEALRAACFAAAPTPIYALGGVTLENAPACLEAGAAGVAGIHLFHTP, encoded by the coding sequence GTGCGCCGCTACGCCATCACCAACCGAACTCTCTTCCCCCAAGAATCGTCGCTGCCCCATCCTCCGCAGTCTTACCGCGAACGGTGGGATCCACAACAGTCCACGCAGCTCAGCGCCCTCCTCCGCCAAACCGCTCTCTGGGCCACCGAAAGCATCGACTACATTCAGCTCCGCGAAAAAGACCTCCCCGCAGCCGCCCTGGCCAGCCTCACTCGCAGCATCCTCGAAATCCTTCACAACACACCAACCAGACTTCTCATCAACTCCCGCCTCGATGTCGCCATCGCCTCCGCCGCCCACGGGGTCCACCTCACCGCCGCCCCAGGCCAGCTCACCCCCGCCCAGGTTCGCAAACTCTATGCCGACGCCACCCTCCCACCGCCCATCATCTCCATCTCCTGCCACACGCTCGCCGAAGTAGCAGCGGCCCGCAATAACGCAGACCTCATCCTCTTCAGCCCAATCTTCCACAAATCCGTCGCTGGCGAACTCATCAACCCGGGCCAGGGCCTCGAAGCCCTCCGCGCAGCCTGCTTCGCCGCAGCTCCCACCCCCATCTACGCTCTCGGAGGCGTCACCCTCGAAAATGCCCCCGCCTGCCTCGAAGCCGGAGCCGCCGGAGTCGCCGGCATCCACCTCTTCC